From Salvia splendens isolate huo1 chromosome 16, SspV2, whole genome shotgun sequence, a single genomic window includes:
- the LOC121770371 gene encoding uncharacterized protein LOC121770371: MDFDTPSNPYQHMVQDVWGQSSAHEPWQYVPPTYMPEPPINESQQFYNMLEASKSDLWAGCDYSELSTNARLMTLKSEHQLSQRAVDELCQFMEEHLPKPNRMPNGFYKCKKQMQALDMPVLKIHCCTKGCMINWKEDENRTECKVCGHARFKGNGSRPFKKMYCFPLCPRLRSLYAFEVTAQSMRWHAENAQTSGEMRHPADSAALKTFDKTHPLFASESRNVRWSTSGHRACPYCMEDSRAFSLKHGRKTTWFDCHRRFLNRNHQFRRDKKNFMKNRTEHSGPPPFLKGEEILDNLEQFEFHRVFDEGAETANSKLSKIFGWNKRSIFWDLPYWMTNVISHNLDVMHIEKNVFDNIFNTIMNVEGMTKDNANARRDLEEIGITPELWPYGGKYHKANFTLDKESMNLLLKWLNILKFPDGYVSMCNSEFQCRNMFAL, translated from the exons ATGGATTTTGATACACCATCAAATCCATACCAGCATATGGTGCAGGATGTGTGGGGACAATCAAGTGCTCACGAGCCTTGGCAATATGTTCCGCCTACGTACATGCCAGAGCCCCCCATTAATGAGTCGCAACAGTTCTATAATATGTTAGAAGCGTCTAAGTCTGATTTGTGGGCTGGATGTGATTATTCTGAGTTGTCAACAAATGCTCGACTAATGACTCTAAAGTCTGAACATCAATTGTCTCAACGAGCTGTTGACGAGTTGTGTCAGTTTATGGAAGAGCATTTGCCGAAACCGAATCGTATGCCTAACGGTTTTTATAAGTGCAAGAAACAAATGCAGGCTTTAGATATGCCTGTTCTCAAGATACATTGTTGCACGAAAGGGTGCATGATCAATTGGAAAGAAGACGAAAATAGGACCGAATGCAAAGTTTGTGGTCATGCTAGATTTAAGGGTAATGGCAGTCGTCCATTCAAGAAGATGTACTGTTTTCCTCTATGCCCAAGATTAAGAAGTTTGTATGCATTTGAAGTTACAGCTCAATCAATGCGATGGCACGCAGAGAACGCCCAGACTTCAGGGGAGATGCGTCATCCGGCGGATTCTGCAGCCTTGAAAACATTCGACAAGACACATCCCCTATTTGCTTCTGAATCAAGAAATGTCAG ATGGAGCACATCTGGGCACCGTGCATGTCCATATTGTATGGAGGACTCACGAGCTTTCTCCCTGAAGCATGGACGAAAAACCACTTGGTTTGATTGTCATAGGAGGTTTCTCAATAGAAATCACCAATTCCGCAGAGACAAAAAGAACTTTATGAAGAACAGAACTGAGCATTCTGGTCCTCCTCCGTTCTTAAAAGGAGAAGAGATACTTGATAACTTGGaacaatttgaattccatagAGTGTTTGATGAAGGTGCAGAAACAGCAAACTCCAAGTTGAGTAAGATTTTTGGATGGAATAAACGAAGCATATTTTGGGATCTCCCGTATTGGATGACAAATGTGATTAGTCACAACCTGGATGTCATGCACATAGAGAAGAATGTTTTCGACAATATCTTCAATACCATCATGAATGTAGAAGGCATGACGAAGGACAATGCCAATGCAAGAAGAGATTTGGAAGAGATTGGTATAACACCTGAACTTTGGCCATATGGCGGGAAATATCATAAGGCTAATTTCACGCTTGACAaagaaagtatgaatttattgcTTAAGTGGCTGAACATTTTGAAATTCCCAGATGGTTATGTTTCTATGTGTAACTCTGAATTTCAATGCAGAAACATGTTTGCTTTATGA
- the LOC121770529 gene encoding uncharacterized protein LOC121770529, with protein sequence MPRGGFTGRLREASSRGTQLKELVDVPPEIENIFTLFDIEVSPEEEGDEETVGVHSPIAPDQPDLPDRYGRKIIHLREDGMLYPTKDVSNICLDVFHKIVLPDAFFQKSLKQHHIEVYWLEFKKHANVEKYDQNLALDAFKRKCKVRYGDYISKMRKAKKKPTYFLGAVWNDYCKAWNTADAIKASKRRSNNRRQGKVKALGTHANGCVAFDVTAKKMAKENHRNLPPFWELFLKTHRLKDSYELCSQQAKEIEERVLARAEELRAEGEDPDYDAIFLELFGRAKKRKQVPGAGQATSMYFPCATSSAAGYASSGSSSGSSGLSTEQVDELLERRVQPLHQEIEELRELVKVLR encoded by the exons ATGCCTAGAGGAGGATTTACCGGACGACTTAGAGAAGCCTCATCCCGTGGCACTCAGCTTAAGGAACTAGTGGACGTTCCTCCTGAGATAGAGAATATCTTCACACTTTTTGACATAGAAGTGTCACCAGAAGAAGAAGGGGATGAAGAAACAGTTGGAGTACATTCACCAATAGCACCTGATCAACCTGATCTCCCTGATCGATACGGAAGAAAAATCATACATCTTAGGGAGGATGGAAT GCTCTACCCTACCAAAGATGTATCCAATATTTGTCTTGATGTTTTTCATAAGATTGTTCTCCCAGACGCCTTCTTTCAAAAAAGTCTTAAGCAACACCACATTGAAGTTTATTGGCTGGAATTCAAG AAACATGCTAACGTCGAGAAATATGATCAAAATCTCGCGTTAGATGcatttaaaagaaaatgcaaaGTTAGGTATGGAGATTATATCAGCAAGATGAGAAAGGCAAAAAAGAAACCAACCTACTTCCTTGGCGCCGTGTGGAATGACTATTGTAAAGCTTGGAATACGGCTGATGCTATAAAGGCTTCCAAAAGACGTTCGAACAATCGCAGACAGGGGAAAGTGAAGGCTCTTGGCACACATGCTAATGGCTGTGTTGCATTTGATGTGACAGCCAAAAAAATG GCTAAAGAGAACCATAGAAATCTCCCTCCATTTTGGGAACTATTTCTCAAGACTCATAGGCTAAAGGACTCATACGAGTTATGTTCACAACAAGCCAAAGAAATTGAG GAGAGAGTTTTGGCAAGGGCTGAAGAGTTGCGTGCTGAAGGGGAAGATCCAGATTACGATGCAATCTTTCTCGAGCTTTTTGGGAGGGCTAAGAAAAGGAAACAGGTTCCTGGAGCTGGGCAAGCGACAAGCATGTATTTTCCATGTGCTACCAGCTCAGCTGCGGGCTATGCATCTTCCGGCTCATCTTCCGGCTCGTCTGGCCTCAGCACTGAGCAGGTTGATGAGCTTCTCGAGCGACGAGTACAGCCTTTGCATCAAGAGATCGAAGAATTGCGGGAGCTAGTAAAAGTCCTCCGTTAG